A single region of the Streptomyces virginiae genome encodes:
- the pdxR gene encoding MocR-like pyridoxine biosynthesis transcription factor PdxR encodes MSRSNPGDTEGSKGPGGSDFLQLDVGQAPPGGRTEWLAGRLRAAIADGTLPVGSRLPASRVLAAELRVSRGLVTEAYQRLAETGQVSGRGRGGTVVVAAPSPAAAPSRAPERGGLVDALRAVPCRIDLSPGVPDLAAFPRTAWLQAERRVLASLTPADFGYGNPQGAPALREAVVGWLARNRGIRADPDEVVVVAGVAQALALLAHVLREEGVHRVAVEDPGSLGARQQLEYGRLEAVPVPVDEAGLDVAALRASGAGAVLLTPAHQFPTGVVLDGERRRDLLGWAAAGGLVIEDDYDAEHRYDRAPVPALRALLPEGVCYAGSVSKLLAPALRLGWLLVPPRLRDAVTAAKRYADLGNPVLAQLVLARLMDSGELERHLRHVRRRHRRRRDAMLGAVAELLPGARVHGAAAGLHLMVTFDGADFEDTDLASAALALGVKTHPLSWHRIRPGPPGLILGYAAGSTGEIEEGVATLATALAGVVAALPETGRKVFPERRQPPGGSRVVRG; translated from the coding sequence ATGAGCAGGTCCAATCCAGGTGACACCGAGGGGTCCAAAGGCCCCGGCGGCTCGGACTTCCTCCAGCTCGACGTAGGTCAGGCCCCGCCCGGCGGCCGCACCGAATGGCTGGCCGGCCGGCTCCGCGCCGCCATCGCCGACGGCACCCTCCCGGTCGGCAGTCGGCTACCGGCGAGCCGGGTCCTCGCCGCCGAACTGCGCGTCTCCCGAGGGCTCGTCACCGAGGCCTACCAGCGCCTCGCCGAGACCGGCCAGGTCAGTGGTCGGGGCCGGGGCGGCACCGTGGTCGTCGCCGCGCCATCCCCGGCGGCCGCCCCCTCCCGCGCGCCCGAGCGGGGCGGACTCGTGGACGCGCTGCGCGCCGTACCGTGCCGGATCGACCTCTCGCCCGGCGTGCCCGACCTCGCCGCCTTCCCCCGTACCGCCTGGCTGCAGGCCGAACGCCGGGTCCTCGCCTCGCTCACCCCGGCCGACTTCGGCTACGGGAACCCCCAGGGCGCACCCGCACTGCGCGAGGCGGTCGTCGGCTGGCTGGCCCGGAACCGGGGGATCCGCGCCGACCCCGACGAGGTGGTCGTCGTCGCGGGCGTCGCCCAGGCGCTGGCGCTGCTCGCGCACGTCCTGCGGGAGGAGGGCGTGCACCGGGTCGCCGTGGAGGACCCGGGCTCGCTGGGCGCCCGGCAGCAGCTGGAGTACGGGCGGCTGGAGGCGGTCCCCGTGCCGGTGGACGAGGCCGGGCTGGACGTGGCCGCCCTGCGGGCGAGCGGCGCCGGGGCCGTCCTGCTCACCCCGGCGCACCAGTTCCCGACCGGGGTCGTCCTCGACGGCGAGCGCCGCCGGGACCTGCTCGGCTGGGCGGCCGCCGGGGGACTGGTCATCGAGGACGACTACGACGCCGAGCACCGTTACGACCGGGCGCCCGTTCCCGCCCTGCGCGCCCTGCTGCCCGAGGGGGTCTGCTACGCCGGGAGCGTGTCCAAGCTCCTCGCCCCCGCCCTACGCCTGGGCTGGCTGCTGGTCCCACCGCGCCTGCGGGACGCCGTGACCGCCGCCAAGCGCTACGCCGACCTCGGCAATCCGGTCCTCGCCCAGCTGGTCCTCGCCCGGCTGATGGACTCCGGCGAGCTGGAACGGCACCTGCGCCACGTCCGGCGACGCCATCGCCGACGCCGCGACGCCATGCTCGGGGCCGTCGCCGAACTACTGCCCGGTGCCCGGGTGCACGGCGCGGCGGCCGGGCTGCACCTGATGGTCACCTTCGACGGCGCCGACTTCGAGGACACGGACCTGGCCTCGGCGGCCCTGGCCCTGGGCGTGAAGACCCATCCGCTGTCCTGGCACCGGATCCGGCCCGGCCCGCCGGGACTGATCCTCGGCTACGCGGCGGGCTCGACGGGAGAGATCGAGGAGGGCGTCGCCACCCTGGCCACGGCGCTGGCCGGGGTGGTGGCGGCGCTGCCGGAAACCGGTCGGAAAGTTTTTCCGGAACGGCGGCAACCTCCCGGGGGGTCGCGCGTCGTGCGGGGGTGA
- a CDS encoding MFS transporter codes for MPLALLALAVGAFGIGTTEFVIMGLLPEVAGTYGVSIPTAGFLVTGYALGVVLGAPLMTVLGTRIPRKRMLMLLMGLFIAGNVLSALAPAFGVMLAGRVVASLAHGAFFGIGAVVAAELVAPEKKAGAIAMMFTGLTVANVVGVPLGTFVGQTLGWRVTFLIVAALGVAGLLGIARLVPDLPRPEGGVRIRSELAAFRNVQVLLAMAMTVLGFGGVFAAITYVTPMMTNVAGFADTSVTWLLVLFGLGMVAGNLIGGRYADRALMPMLYVALGALAVTLAVFTLTAHTKVGAAVTLVLIGALGFATVPPLQKRVLDQAAGAPTLASAVNIGAFNLGNALAAWLGGLVIAAGLGWTAPNWVGAALAASALLLALVSGALERRTTRRSARGERGTVVAAGAPGTTAAVPAHH; via the coding sequence ATGCCTCTCGCACTCCTCGCCCTCGCCGTCGGGGCCTTCGGGATCGGCACCACCGAATTCGTGATCATGGGCCTGCTCCCCGAGGTCGCCGGCACGTACGGCGTCTCGATCCCCACCGCGGGCTTCCTGGTCACCGGCTACGCCCTCGGCGTCGTCCTCGGCGCACCCCTCATGACCGTGCTCGGCACCCGCATTCCCCGCAAGCGCATGCTGATGCTGCTCATGGGCCTCTTCATCGCGGGCAACGTGCTCTCCGCCCTCGCCCCCGCCTTCGGCGTCATGCTCGCCGGCCGCGTCGTCGCCTCGCTCGCCCACGGCGCCTTCTTCGGCATCGGCGCGGTCGTCGCCGCCGAGCTCGTCGCCCCCGAGAAGAAGGCCGGCGCGATCGCCATGATGTTCACCGGACTGACGGTCGCCAACGTCGTCGGCGTCCCGCTCGGCACCTTCGTCGGCCAGACCCTCGGCTGGCGCGTCACCTTCCTGATCGTCGCCGCGCTCGGTGTCGCCGGTCTGCTCGGCATCGCGCGGCTGGTGCCCGACCTGCCCCGGCCCGAGGGCGGGGTACGGATCCGCAGTGAGCTCGCCGCGTTCCGCAACGTCCAGGTGCTGCTCGCGATGGCGATGACCGTCCTCGGTTTCGGCGGTGTCTTCGCCGCGATCACCTACGTGACCCCGATGATGACGAACGTCGCGGGCTTCGCCGACACCTCCGTCACCTGGCTCCTGGTCCTCTTCGGCCTCGGCATGGTCGCCGGCAACCTCATCGGCGGACGGTACGCCGACCGCGCGCTGATGCCGATGCTGTACGTGGCCCTGGGCGCCCTCGCCGTCACCCTCGCCGTCTTCACCCTGACCGCCCACACCAAGGTCGGCGCGGCCGTCACCCTCGTGCTGATCGGCGCCCTCGGCTTCGCCACCGTGCCCCCGCTCCAGAAGCGCGTCCTGGACCAGGCCGCCGGGGCGCCCACCCTGGCCTCGGCCGTCAACATCGGCGCCTTCAACCTGGGCAACGCGCTCGCCGCCTGGCTCGGCGGCCTGGTGATCGCCGCCGGCCTCGGCTGGACCGCCCCCAACTGGGTCGGCGCCGCCCTGGCCGCCTCCGCCCTGCTGCTCGCCCTCGTCTCCGGCGCACTGGAACGCCGTACGACGCGCCGCTCGGCCCGCGGCGAGCGGGGCACGGTCGTGGCGGCCGGCGCCCCCGGAACGACCGCGGCCGTCCCCGCCCACCACTGA
- a CDS encoding MarR family winged helix-turn-helix transcriptional regulator, whose product MTATDSALTALSQGWCALSLLHGRIEAHIERALQAGHGLSVREYSLLDVLSRQHNGPGGHLRMHQVADSVVLSQSATTRLVSRLEDRGLLNRYICDTDRRGIYTDVSEAGLALLAAARPTNDTALREALDEASLNPELAPLVVAVENLRH is encoded by the coding sequence ATGACGGCCACGGACAGCGCGCTCACCGCCCTCTCCCAGGGCTGGTGCGCCCTCTCCCTCCTGCACGGGCGGATCGAGGCACACATCGAACGGGCCCTGCAGGCGGGGCACGGACTCAGCGTGCGCGAGTACTCGCTGCTGGACGTGCTCAGCCGCCAGCACAACGGCCCGGGCGGACACCTGCGGATGCACCAGGTCGCCGACTCGGTGGTGCTCAGCCAGAGCGCGACGACCCGGCTGGTGAGCAGGCTGGAGGACCGCGGCCTGCTGAACCGCTACATCTGCGACACCGACCGGCGGGGCATCTACACCGATGTCAGCGAGGCGGGCCTGGCCCTCCTGGCCGCCGCCCGCCCCACCAACGACACCGCCCTGCGCGAGGCGCTCGACGAGGCGTCGCTCAACCCGGAACTCGCCCCGCTGGTGGTGGCGGTGGAAAACCTCCGACACTGA
- a CDS encoding GlcG/HbpS family heme-binding protein, whose translation MSTATRTAVAPLTTEDAELLVATAAAAAEAAGATVSVTVLDAGGHLLAFRRDDRAVLISGETSTRKAYTALQLNAPTADLVEAVRPDGPFHTLPTALDRPLLFIAGGLPVHRDGRLIGAVGVGGGAPEQDHGFAVAARDALI comes from the coding sequence ATGTCCACCGCCACCCGTACCGCCGTCGCCCCCCTGACCACCGAGGACGCCGAGCTGCTCGTCGCGACCGCCGCGGCCGCCGCCGAAGCGGCCGGGGCCACGGTCAGCGTCACCGTCCTCGACGCCGGCGGGCACCTGCTCGCCTTCCGCCGCGACGACCGCGCCGTGCTGATCTCCGGCGAGACCAGCACCCGCAAGGCCTACACCGCGCTCCAGCTGAACGCGCCCACCGCCGACCTCGTCGAAGCCGTCCGGCCCGACGGTCCCTTCCACACCCTGCCCACGGCCCTCGACCGGCCGCTGCTGTTCATCGCGGGCGGGCTGCCCGTCCACCGCGACGGCCGCCTCATCGGCGCCGTCGGCGTCGGCGGCGGCGCCCCCGAGCAGGACCACGGCTTCGCCGTCGCCGCGCGGGACGCCCTGATCTGA
- a CDS encoding LAETG motif-containing sortase-dependent surface protein, with translation MKNLLRVPLALRRTTAVTAAAAGMAVALAGPAFAASGGSAAPSPAVSVPASASPSAGAVKPSPSVSTPPSAGSDTRSASPSAAPSAAPSAPGSGVRPSASPSEPAAAPGTPELAHTGSSATTVAMGAGATVLVLAGAGALYAVRRRANS, from the coding sequence GTGAAGAACCTGTTGCGCGTCCCCTTGGCCCTGCGCCGGACGACGGCCGTCACCGCTGCCGCCGCCGGGATGGCCGTCGCCCTCGCCGGCCCGGCCTTCGCCGCGAGCGGCGGCTCGGCCGCGCCCTCCCCGGCCGTCAGCGTGCCCGCGAGTGCCTCGCCCAGCGCGGGTGCGGTCAAGCCCTCCCCGTCGGTGAGCACCCCGCCGAGCGCGGGATCGGACACGCGGAGCGCGTCCCCCAGCGCCGCCCCCAGTGCCGCTCCGTCGGCCCCGGGGTCGGGCGTCCGGCCCAGCGCGTCACCGTCCGAGCCGGCCGCCGCCCCCGGCACCCCGGAGCTCGCGCATACTGGCTCCTCGGCGACCACGGTCGCCATGGGCGCGGGGGCCACCGTCCTGGTCCTGGCCGGCGCGGGAGCCCTGTACGCCGTGCGGCGCCGCGCGAACAGCTGA
- a CDS encoding DUF3040 domain-containing protein, with protein sequence MDGAGLSDREQRALSAIEAELKGDRSLDRILRSTSHRRQRTVAAWLLGAVAAVLFVAASVTVSRLLIWVFAAVWTSAVILALPLVGQWLRRRRQRVDRTERTEQL encoded by the coding sequence ATGGACGGAGCCGGACTCTCCGATCGCGAGCAGCGCGCCCTCTCCGCGATCGAGGCCGAACTCAAGGGTGATCGTTCCCTCGACCGGATCCTGCGGTCCACGTCGCACCGTCGTCAGCGCACCGTGGCAGCCTGGCTGCTCGGTGCGGTGGCGGCGGTGCTGTTCGTGGCGGCCTCGGTCACCGTCTCCCGGCTTCTGATCTGGGTCTTCGCCGCGGTCTGGACGTCGGCGGTGATCCTCGCCCTGCCGCTGGTCGGCCAGTGGCTGCGGCGCCGCCGGCAGCGCGTCGACCGTACGGAGCGTACGGAGCAGCTGTGA
- a CDS encoding RNA polymerase sigma factor encodes MLQLASPVGPLTPGFGRAWRGLWSLLRRERSAPATSPRSRPDPYGSSYGPPYSHDHDHTGLGASRPPTVTELYHAHRLRMVRLAVLLVDDLATAEDVVQDAFTALYRRHGEQITEVDNALGYLRTAVVNTSRSVLRRRRTVRAWTPPTAADIPSAEDHVVLDEAHREVLAALGRLTPRRRQVLVLRYWADLSEAEIAATLGISRGAVKSNASRGLDALERILEGRI; translated from the coding sequence GTGCTCCAACTGGCATCACCCGTCGGCCCCCTCACGCCCGGCTTCGGCCGGGCGTGGCGGGGCCTTTGGTCGTTGCTGCGCCGCGAGCGCTCGGCCCCGGCCACCTCCCCGCGGTCGCGCCCGGACCCGTACGGATCCTCGTACGGGCCGCCGTACAGCCACGACCACGACCACACGGGCCTCGGGGCGTCGCGGCCGCCCACCGTCACCGAGCTCTACCACGCGCACCGGCTGCGGATGGTCCGGCTCGCGGTGCTGCTCGTCGACGACCTGGCCACCGCCGAGGACGTGGTCCAGGACGCGTTCACCGCGCTGTACCGGCGGCACGGGGAGCAGATCACCGAGGTCGACAACGCGCTGGGCTACCTGCGGACCGCGGTGGTCAACACCTCCCGCTCGGTGCTGCGCCGCAGGCGGACCGTCCGGGCCTGGACCCCACCGACGGCGGCCGACATACCGTCCGCCGAGGACCACGTGGTCCTCGACGAGGCGCACCGCGAGGTACTCGCCGCGCTCGGCCGGCTCACCCCGCGCCGCCGCCAGGTGCTGGTGCTGCGGTACTGGGCCGATCTCAGCGAGGCGGAGATCGCGGCCACCCTCGGGATCAGCCGGGGAGCGGTGAAGTCCAACGCGAGCCGCGGCCTGGACGCCCTGGAACGGATTCTGGAGGGACGGATATGA
- a CDS encoding beta-N-acetylhexosaminidase, with protein sequence MSTQRRHRRVHTIATATVAALVTLALPGCTAASDEAPAAPSAPGSSTTAARPAEAAPTPTPTPSYPLSTAPRTIPAVREHVPARGPGWKPTPDARVVVAPDDTAALSDEAQLLAGELNIGYGKSAAPRAGDVELSLDAGAAGGPESYTLDVKDGRVRINGPDQAGVFYGTRTLKQAVKSAGSAPEGTVRDAPAKPQRGLNLDIARKFYSPDWIEDRLREMADLKLNQLGLHFSDDQAFRIQSDTHPEIVSTPHLTKAQVREINALAARLHITVVPEIDSPGHLGAVLRAHPDLQLRDTQGRAVKGAVDISNPASAKLVDELLREYIPLFPGGAWHLGADEYQALVYRDPQASFPQLARAAQQRYGPSARVQDLATGWLNDRAAVVRPSGKALKAWNDGFFAGGVTSAAKDIQVEYWTGKENGARPPLEYLREGRKLVNLNDEYLYYVLGQPNQFTYPTGQRIYEQWTPLVLRGTTPVPASYGPQILGGRLAIWSDLAGAQTQAQVAAGIQAPLAALSQKVWDARTPQLPWADFKALADRL encoded by the coding sequence ATGAGCACACAGAGGCGACACCGGAGGGTCCACACCATCGCGACGGCCACGGTCGCCGCGCTGGTCACCCTTGCCCTCCCGGGCTGCACGGCCGCCTCCGACGAGGCGCCCGCGGCCCCCAGCGCCCCGGGTTCCTCCACGACGGCGGCGCGCCCGGCCGAGGCCGCCCCCACGCCCACGCCGACCCCGTCCTACCCGCTGTCCACCGCCCCGCGGACCATTCCGGCGGTGCGGGAGCACGTACCCGCCCGCGGCCCCGGCTGGAAGCCCACCCCGGACGCCCGCGTGGTGGTCGCCCCGGACGACACCGCCGCCCTGTCCGACGAGGCCCAACTGTTGGCCGGTGAACTGAACATCGGCTACGGCAAATCGGCCGCGCCGCGCGCCGGGGACGTGGAGCTCTCGCTGGACGCGGGGGCCGCGGGAGGGCCCGAGTCGTACACCCTCGACGTCAAGGACGGCCGCGTCCGCATCAACGGCCCCGACCAGGCCGGGGTCTTCTACGGCACCCGGACCCTCAAGCAGGCGGTCAAGAGCGCCGGCTCGGCCCCTGAGGGCACCGTGCGCGACGCCCCCGCCAAACCGCAGCGCGGCCTCAACCTCGACATCGCCCGCAAGTTCTACTCCCCGGACTGGATCGAGGACCGGCTCCGCGAGATGGCCGACCTCAAGCTCAACCAGCTCGGCCTGCACTTCTCCGACGACCAGGCCTTCCGGATCCAGTCCGACACGCACCCCGAGATCGTCTCCACCCCGCACCTCACCAAGGCCCAGGTCCGCGAGATCAACGCGCTCGCCGCCCGGCTGCACATCACCGTGGTCCCCGAGATCGACTCGCCCGGTCACCTCGGCGCGGTCCTGCGCGCCCACCCCGACCTGCAGCTGCGCGACACCCAGGGGCGGGCGGTCAAGGGCGCCGTGGACATATCGAACCCGGCGTCCGCCAAGCTCGTGGACGAGCTGCTGCGCGAGTACATACCGCTCTTCCCGGGCGGAGCCTGGCATCTGGGCGCCGACGAGTACCAGGCGCTGGTCTACCGCGACCCGCAGGCCTCCTTCCCCCAGCTCGCCCGCGCCGCCCAGCAGCGGTACGGGCCCTCCGCGCGGGTCCAGGACCTGGCGACGGGCTGGCTGAACGACCGCGCCGCCGTGGTCCGGCCGTCGGGGAAGGCCCTCAAGGCATGGAACGACGGGTTCTTCGCGGGCGGCGTGACGAGCGCCGCGAAGGACATCCAGGTCGAGTACTGGACGGGCAAGGAGAACGGCGCCCGGCCGCCGCTGGAGTACCTGCGCGAGGGCCGCAAGCTCGTCAACCTCAACGACGAGTACCTCTACTACGTACTGGGCCAGCCCAACCAGTTCACGTACCCCACCGGGCAGCGGATCTACGAGCAGTGGACCCCGCTCGTCCTGCGCGGCACGACCCCCGTCCCGGCCTCGTACGGGCCGCAGATCCTGGGCGGGCGTCTCGCCATCTGGAGCGACCTCGCCGGCGCCCAGACCCAGGCCCAGGTGGCCGCGGGCATCCAGGCTCCGCTGGCCGCGCTCTCCCAGAAGGTGTGGGACGCGCGTACCCCCCAGCTGCCGTGGGCCGACTTCAAGGCCCTCGCCGACCGGCTCTGA